Genomic DNA from Entomoplasma freundtii:
TCGAGCCCAAGAAATTAACAACCTTGTGAAAGAACCATTAGATTGATTAATGGCCAACATTGGTGGCTATAACACTAATGCGATTTTGCCATATTTGGATTACGAGTTAATTAACGAAAATGTTCAAGCAATCGTTGGTTTTTCAGACACAACAGCCCTTCTAAATGCCGTTGCACAAAAGTGTCCCAAGGTCAAAGTGTTTTATGGTCCGGCTTTAACACCCAATTTTGGTGAATGAGAACCTTTTTTGCAAGAAATGGCTTACCAAAACTTATTTCATCGCCATATGCCTTTGACTGATTCGGGTTTTCTTTATGAAACAAGTCCTAATTGAGTTACTATCAAAGCCCCTAGTAAAATAGTTACGAATACATGACAAGTAAAAAATAAAAACCACCATCAGACTATCACAGGGATTGTCAAAGGTGGTAATCTTTCAACACTTATGGGTATTTGGGGCTCAGAATATGCGCCAGTGTTTACTAATCAAGATATTTTGTTTATTGAAGATGCTGAAAAAACAATTAGTGAAGTGGAAAGATACTTTAGTTTTTTAAAAATAAATGGCATTTTTGATAAAGTACGCGCTGTTATTCTTGGAACTCATCATCAATTTCAAGATTTTCACACAGAGCGCCAACCAATTGACGTTCTCATTGAAGTACTTAATGGGCAACCATTACCAATTATTTATGATGTTAATATTTCTCATAGCAAACCAATGCTTTGTTTGAAATTAAATAGTTTGACAACAATTGATTTTGATAAATTAATAATCATGCAATAAAAAATTATTATTAAAGGGGTTATTTTTGGTCAATATAATACACTTTCGGTAATTGACGGTAAAGGTCATCGACTTCAAAGCCATAACCAACTAAAAACTTGTCATCGGTTT
This window encodes:
- a CDS encoding S66 family peptidase — encoded protein: MKIGIFTASTPISSLFPLRSQNAISFLEKQGHKVIVGNLFKSRDFYRSGSIQSRAQEINNLVKEPLDWLMANIGGYNTNAILPYLDYELINENVQAIVGFSDTTALLNAVAQKCPKVKVFYGPALTPNFGEWEPFLQEMAYQNLFHRHMPLTDSGFLYETSPNWVTIKAPSKIVTNTWQVKNKNHHQTITGIVKGGNLSTLMGIWGSEYAPVFTNQDILFIEDAEKTISEVERYFSFLKINGIFDKVRAVILGTHHQFQDFHTERQPIDVLIEVLNGQPLPIIYDVNISHSKPMLCLKLNSLTTIDFDKLIIMQ